From Chryseobacterium joostei, the proteins below share one genomic window:
- a CDS encoding response regulator transcription factor, with protein sequence MNILLLEDDLILSAELCRFLESNNFICDKIYDGETFLRQIKGKTYDLYLLDINVPKINGLDVCQTIRSFDKNTPIIIISAYGDLSDKKDAFNRLADDYLVKPFQFEELLLRINSLLRRKMPSDTSDQDILRVDDLIINKTEQKVYRGGIEITLTLKEFQLLVYLAEAQGRTVSKQQITEHVWEHNFNTNTNTVEVYINFLRKKIDKDFKIKLIHTRSGFGYYLSPL encoded by the coding sequence ATGAATATTCTTTTATTAGAAGATGATCTCATTCTTTCTGCGGAACTTTGCAGATTTTTAGAATCAAATAACTTTATCTGTGATAAGATCTATGACGGTGAGACCTTTCTTCGCCAGATTAAAGGCAAGACCTATGATCTGTATCTGCTAGATATCAATGTTCCTAAGATAAACGGACTGGATGTCTGCCAGACCATTCGTTCTTTTGATAAAAATACCCCCATCATTATTATCTCAGCTTATGGAGACCTCTCGGATAAAAAGGATGCCTTTAACAGGCTTGCGGATGATTACCTGGTGAAACCTTTTCAATTTGAAGAACTGCTTTTAAGGATCAATTCCTTACTAAGGAGAAAAATGCCATCAGATACCTCGGATCAGGATATTTTGAGAGTTGATGATCTTATTATCAACAAAACGGAACAGAAAGTGTACCGTGGTGGAATTGAAATCACACTTACTTTAAAGGAATTTCAGTTACTGGTTTATCTTGCAGAAGCGCAGGGAAGAACTGTTTCTAAACAGCAGATCACTGAACATGTGTGGGAACATAATTTTAATACCAATACCAATACTGTAGAAGTTTACATCAATTTTCTAAGAAAAAAGATTGATAAGGATTTTAAAATAAAGTTGATTCACACCCGCTCAGGGTTTGGATATTATCTAAGCCCATTATAA